The Lolium rigidum isolate FL_2022 chromosome 1, APGP_CSIRO_Lrig_0.1, whole genome shotgun sequence region CCTGGTGAAGAAGCCGACGATGGAGGtgtcctcctcccgccgccagcAGCGCCGGAGAAAGGAGTGGTCGGCCACGAGACCGCGCCACGCCTTGCACGCCGTGGCACATCGGAAGAAAGTCTCCGCGTCGtctttgaggcggacgaggatctcGAGAACCAATTCGTCCGGGAGCGAAACCGCCGCTCGTTTCATCTCGGGGAGATTGTCTAGACGTACTACGTGTGCCCTTGTTTCTTCAGGTTAATTCTTTCTGTTAACAACAGCGGGACCAAGTACTCCGTATATTGACTTCGGTATCGGATCGAGTAGGATTCGGTTTGGATGGATTGCGCTGGAACAACATGTTTTGTGGTTGTCAACTCGGTCTATACAACCAAAAATACCCAAAGTCTCCTGGTACTGTACGTACAGCATATGCATTTTCATGTTCCCTTTTTCCACTTGTATTTTGCTACCAAAACTGCACACACACATAAACTGAACAGTCACTTGAGAACCCATTGTACGAAAGCCTTCAAGAATTGTAAAATAGTTTCATTTCAAATATGTAGAAAAATATTTTTAATTTGAAAGTTATCCATTATTTTCCCGGAGCGCTGAGGGTCCCCAGATAAAAACCCCCGATCTCACCGATGCCTGCTGACAAGTGTCTCTTTTCTATGACAACATCCCCATTTCTTTTTACCTCTATGTTCAGAGGATAATTTCGTACAATTGtgccaaaaatagcaaaaaaaaattaGCAAAACCGATTTAGCTCGCCAGACACATCGTAGCAACAATTTTGTACAATTGTAGCAAAAATATAGaacaattgtagcaaaaaaaattgaTGGAGACATCGTAACAAAAAATTTGCAGCGATCCTCGGTGCAGGGCCCCATGCTCCTAAATCAGCCGAGTCTCCAGGTGGACATCCCTAGGTGAGTAGTCCCAGTTATGCCTCTCAATTGGAGGACCCGGAAGATATTTGGGGAGGTGGATGTGGTCAACGGCGGTGGCGTTCTTCACGTAGACAAGAGTGCGATGCCACTTCCGACATGACTCTAGACCTCGAACCCGGAAGAATCCAGCTTTCTTCCGGGGAGTGACGGTGGCAACGCCACAATGGCCTTGTTGCCCGGATCCGGGATGGACTGAACCCGGAAATTGTGAAGCCGGGACCATACCTCCATGGCCAAAGACTGAGGTAACCCTCGATGAAACAAACAAAAGAAGAGAGTGTGATGAAAGCGTTCGCCTGGAGATGATGGAGTTGGAGATGAAACTTCTCGAAGAAGAAGTCATGTAGGAATTGGCTTACCGGCAAGTGAAAGCCGCACAAGAAGTGTGCGATGAAGACGATGTACTCGTCGGGTAGAGGCATCGATGCAATCTCCGGACCGGGTAACCGGTATGAAACCTCCGCCGGAATCCGGCAGGATTTATAGAGCCAGTTTATGTACACCGGGGTCACGTTCAAACCTTCCCACGGGTAGATCCCTCGTCCATCTCCTCGTTGTCGAGGAGGACGGTAGTGGGATAATCTCGTCGGACGCCAGTTtatcggtggagatctccggtctTGAGTAGCCGGGCCCGTGGCGGCGGgggtgaagatgaagaagatcttCTGCAGTGGATCCGCTCGCGGCGGTGGCACGCGCGGCGCTGGCTGGGCTCAAGGAAGATCTAGCCAGCGATGCGCTACGGCGGCGAGCTCGCAAagaacttgcacgacggcggcgaAACTGCCGAGCGTCCACATAGAAGTTATGGTTGATCCACTGCTGCGTCGTCTTTAAGGAGGACGAATCGGACGCTGCTGCGTCGTCTTTGAGGCGGACGAGTATCTCAAGGGGAGAATTGATTTTAACCCTCCTGTTGGTGCCCTTGGACAACATAAGCCCGCTTGCTCATCTCTATCACTTTTAATCCCCTTTTCAATATTATTCCCTTATTTAGCAATTGATCCAAATGATTTGATAATTATGTTCGAAAATGCCAAGAGTGCCATCGTCCTTTCTTTACCACGCACGAGCCAACTGGGAGACAGAATGCACGAGCGTTATTCCCACGCCCGCATTGACCCAGTCGCCCGAGCGCCGCTCCTCGCCTCCGCCAGAACGGGCCGCTCCGCCGCATCTCCGTCCCGTTGGCCGCCCTCCACGGCTGCCCCAAGGTAAGGCTGGCTAATTATATTCAATGGGATCCGGTGCCCCGACAGAGGCAGGGCACAGCGTGCCCTGAGGCCTCACATGCATCGTCTATTTCACATCCAACACCTAGGAACGAGTTAGTCCCTCCCTTTTCTAGCACCCAGCACCCAGGAACGGAAGGAATCGAGCGGCGGGAAGGGGGAAATTGCGCGGGCTcagagagcatctccaacagcacTAAAAGTTGGCGCGCTAAAAATCGTTTCGGTCGCGGTGTAAACTGAGCGCGCGCTGCGCTAAAAGTTGCCCCGCCGGATGCGCCATTTtacggcgcgtgctcggggaaaaAGTGGTCGATGCGCCATTATACAGCGCGCGACACGAACGGCTAGTTTGATCGTTTTTGGTTCGAAACAAATCAAACAAATCAAACAAAACACGAAAAGTTAACTGGAAAttacgaaatatattaaaagttcgacGGTACATCCGCATTTTATTTAAACTATCTTAAAATCTACTCCGAGTCCCAGTCGAAGTCCGACGAGTGGCTGCTCGGAGTAGTGTCGGACACCGGAGTAgttgtccactcgaaggaggaggaggaggaggaggaggggctgaTCGTCGACGGCCCGGCGCCGTTTTTCTTCTCATCCGCCCtcctcgccgccttctccgccctctccgccttcctcgccgccaacgccgcccggcgcttctcgcggtccgcattcttcttcttcttcttcgccgccgccttctgcTCATCCTTCTGCGTGTAGAACGCCTTTatcgcggcgacgtcctccgagaactgtcgcgcccactcgaggcgaaGGCGCTCGTCCTGCTCCGCGATGCGGAGCCGCTGCTCGAGCTCGCGGTTGCGCCATTGCTGCTCACGCGTGacggccggcgatggcggcgcgagctgctccgcctgctcccgcgtccacacgtcgtggaagttcatctggcggcgggagcggccgaggcgccaaGCGCAGCGTCGTAggcgcgcgccgcctcgtgcgccatgtcgaaggtgccgaggcggatgcgctcctcgccggagcggatctcggCGTCGAAGCGGGCGCTCGGCCGCGCGCGAACGCTGCGGTAGCCGGAGGCGCGAACACCGCGGTAGCTGGAGGCGGAAACCATCAGTCAAAATATGTACCGTTGTGCTTCTGTTTTGCTGAACTGGTATGCTGATTAGCTGGACTGAACTGGTCAAAATATGTATCATCTGCTTTTGTTTACGGCGCATACAAGATGCTGTTTAGTTGGACTGATCTGGCGCATACAAGATGCTGTTTAGCTGGACTGATCTGGTGTTTAGCTGAAAATCTGAGTGGCAGTTAACTGAATCGGACATCTCCGTGCGAGTACTACAGTGTCCTGGGCTGTTAAGTCGTTCCTGAGCGTTAGATGGAAAATAGATGATGGATGTGAGGCCTCAGGGCACGCTGTGCCCTGCCTCTGTCAGGGCACCGGATCCCAGTCCTAATTATATGTCCTTTTGAGTCTACGAAGTTCTCCGAAAGTCAAAAATACGAATACGAGTTTTTTCTTCCCTGTAGGGTTAATAATACAAATAAAGGGGATCTTTTAGAAAAATCCCCCCAAATTATTCTAAATCAGGATTAAACCCACTTATATGAATCAATTATCATGGAATATgtcacaataaactacaaagcaCATACATGCATTTTATATATATGGCATGCATGCATCATACACACACCTAATAATGTTTGAAAGTGGTACCAACATACACTTTTGAATTCTTTACCTTCCACCTAGTTTTCGCTCAAGTAAAGCTTATATTCACTATTGTTATGATTTTCTAGTAACTCGTGTTGATATCTTTATTCACTCTACATGATTTCGACCAATACTCCACCAGGGTTCGGTATTTGCACCGTCCGCGTAGCCACAAGGGCTAAACCACCGCCAAGAAATAAAGGTTGTTGCTCATTGCGCCGAGCTCTGCCTATGATGTCGCCAGAAGAGATAACTTTGTTGACACACTCTGTGGCactgagcatctccagtcgcgtcccccaaaccgtcccccaaagcgatttggggcgcgccggacaaaaaaagcgttccagccgcgtcccccaaagcccatttttgtccggcgcggcccgatacggtgtccggcgccccgagcccgtccccgtcccacaggggacgctccggggacgccggacacaacgaagcgaggccaaccgacgcgggcccgacgcgtcagcggcacagggaaaaatcgtcgcacactcccgccaaatcccgccgctcccgccaaatcgcgcctataccggcgCGCacgaggcctcccaaaacatatcccgccgatttctttctcctatcccgccgatttctttctccctcccgccgtccacccgccgccgctaccctctccccattccatggcgccgccgacagcccccaaaagatggcgaagaaagcggccaagaagccgccgggcaatgcgaagcgccgttcgcgaagccgcggaaggcgccggctccgaagaagaagctcgaaggaatgaccgacgatcaatggcagcaagattgctcgCGCCGGAAGCCGTCGACgttggagcggaaaggacggagggcggtggagcgggagaagaaggctcgggcggcgcgccggccaccggcacgtaatggccgggtgtatcgccgccaccaacgcgagcccatggagtacgtccatgccggtgtacgttccgggactgatctctccgtcgcaagccgccttctacaacgacggcccctccgccactcccgggtgcgtgacgcctaacttgtcgccgcactaccgggatgcgctgccgcacggcggcttcaaccccaacaacctctactccccggcgtacgagcagcgcgagccgggacccggtccggacggcgaccctttcaccggccgcggggtccgctcgaatacgacggcgccggtgctgaggaggacgacggggttgaggaggaggacgtcgaggaagaggagggggtggaggacgacgaggaggacgacgatgaggacgaagagggcggcgaggaagaggacgacgagggtgccggtgacgatgatctcgtggaggtagacgcggacggcgtgaggacgaagaagaagaagaagaagaagaagaagccgtcgggcacacgaggcccgaagtggacgcctctggaagattgttgtctgtgcgagtcgtgggcgacggtgagccatgactccatcatcggcgccaaccaaaaaggcgggaagtaccgggcgaggatcaaggccgagttcgatgagcgcaagctcatcaacggcGACTACGAGGAAGGtgtcaatgaagaggagccaaaaggcaatgtcgacgcgatgggccatcatccgggcgtcggtgaacgccttccatgggtaccatcgggacttagagaccggaggcgagagcggcgccgacgccgcctaGCCGGTACGActcgtttcttccataatccgtagcgcctacattgtgttcgatgaaatgactctgcttcctttggttagtttgatcgggccatggatttgtacgcgaagaactcggaaggtcacaagtctttcgtgctcatgcattgctatggcaagctcaaaatgaatgagaaatggcggccgACGCGCTTGTCGatctccaaggggaaggacgccattgatccggacgcgccgccggcaacttcgacagggcgtccctacggcaacaaggctgccaaggccgccttggccgacgctgcgtcgtgccGAGAAGACGcatgcgtcgatcacgaaatgcctcgccgacgtctcctcgacctttctctcccgcgacaaaaagaccgaccaaaggtgggccgagctgctcaagaggcaagaggagaagctggagctcaagaaacgcagggacgacatgtccctgctgagaatgtcgacagagggaatgtctccccggacgcgagcggcgcacaacttcttcaaaggccagatcctcgacgacatcgaagccaaaatggcggcggcggacgcggcggccccggcggcggcatcggcatcggcggcggcggcagcgcagcaagagcaggccgacgcgtcttctactgctacacctgcgtcggcctctgcgtcggcgacggagcagacgcaccatgcacaggaacaggcggatcgcgacgaggtcgtcgtgctcgacgggcctgcgtcgactcaggatacgacgccgtcgcccaaccccttccccttcttctaatttgcatgcaccaccggtctgtaatatgatcgcgcgcccggtactttgatcgatcgccgctactccgatcgcgacgaatcggcgggaacgatctcttttgaatgcatctatttgaatttctgattgggggcggcgtttgggggacgcggctggggagcgacgtcccccaaacgcggcacgaataaaacacgtcccccaaacgctcgatccggcgcggtttgggggacggtttgggggacgtgactggagatgctctgagcatAGCACGATATATGTTTGTACAATTAATTTCTTGATATTTTTTTGAATAGGGTTTAATTCTTTTTTATTAAAAAGTGTTAGTCAAGAGTTGAGAGCAACATTTTGGCTCCTATCTTTGAAGGAGCTCGAAGCTTTGAAAATAAAAATCCAAAATGATATTTAAtagtttttagaaaatatgaattgTCGTgtggtcacatatagatatttccTACGTAGCTGCATTTTTTCATtacatactactccctccgttcctttctatagtacctattgttttttggcacggaaattagcgcaagcaaaTTTATTGACACAAAACCCCCAGCGCTATTTGAGAGAGAAAAAAAGGAAACTGGAAACAGATCGGAGACGTGATCTGCTCCCTACGCGGCCTACTCCTTCCTAATCTCACGTGATCTGTATTTGCTATTTCCTTAACAGACGCGTGTGTGATCTACTCCTTCCTAATCTCACGTCCAAATTTTCTCTATGTGATTGCATACCAAATTTTCTCAACGTGAACAGATTcgttccagattttctggacggaaacaaatcggtggaaggggttatttgcaaaaaaacacagcttttctcttatattctgaaacaattgCGAAAAaataataggcattatagaaagaaacagagggagtacattatATTCCTACACAAAATCACAAAATTGTGTCTCTAAAAAACTTGATTTTGCTCCAGACATTTGTTTTTATTATACCATAGAAGgaactttttttttgataaaaataGTTTTACAAGCCAAACAACTATATGAGTTGGTATAAGTTTTCAATTTTTGTTGAAATTTGAAGTAAAATTCCAGTTTTCGATTTTTTAGAACAAGCTATAATTGTTTTGGAGAAAAAAGAGCTAATATGTCCTGGGCTGGAAAAGAAAATACTGGGCCTACTCAGGCCCATATCCAACCCAGGACCACCCCATTCCCTCTCCCTCCGGAGACAAAACCCTAGCAACCCCAGTTATATAGCGATCgcatcctcctcgcgccgccgccgctgctcagaACACCCACCCCACccgccgccggagaagaagaggaagagcagCCAAGTCCGTCCAAGATGAAGACGATCCTGGCGTCGGAGACGATGGAGATCCCCGAGGAGGTGACGGTGAAGGTGTCGGCGAAGATGGTGTCGGTGACGGGGCCCCGCGGGACGCTGACCCGCAACTTCAAGCACCTCAACCTCGACTTCCAGCTGCAGGAGGGCGGCCGGAAGCTCAAGGTGGACGCCTGGTTCGGCACCCGCCGCACCATGGCCGCCATCCGCACCGCCATCTCCCACGTCCAGAACCTCATCACCGGCGTCACCAAGGGCTTCCGCTACAAGATGCGCTTCGTCTACGCTCACTTCCCCATCAACGCCTCCATCAACTCCGGCAACAAGGGCATCGAGATCAGGAACTTCCTCGGAGAGAAGAAGGTAACTTGATCAAACAATTGCAGTCCCCAGTTATTCAGTCTGTTGTGTCTCTGTAATTAGTGATTTTTTTAGGATATCATGGGATGTTTGTTACTGCGAATAGAAAACCTGCTTTTAGTTTACCTGCAACAGAAAACTTATGCTACTCTAGAAGCTGGTTGCCTGATAgtgttgcattcatcatatttcaGTGGAGTAGATCTAGAGAGGCAAATATCTGTTCATTACCATTGAGTGTGTGTGATGTGCTGTGTGGCTTTACCTGTCATGGTGCTCTTGTTAGCGAACCATGGTATGAACAGACTCATCAAATGTGAATCTCGTGCACTGGTGCACAATTTAGGGTTGTAATTACTTATGTTGATGACTGCTGCATCCTTATTTAACTTGATTTGACCATTACATTCTGATAGTACTTCAATACTGGGGTCACTAGCATCACTGTAATGGCCCCCCTATCTCCTATGGTCATGTGAGTGTACCATGCTCTAGAGAGGCAGATATCACTTGACCATTTGAGTCTTTCATAGATGCTCCTGTGTTATTTTATCTGTTGCTCTAGGTATGTATGGCATGTACTGAGATTCCCCCTTTTAACAGGTCAGGAAAGTTGACATGCTTGACGGTGTGACGATCTTGAGGTCCGAGAAGGTCAAGGATGAGATTGTCCTTGATGGCAATGACATTGAACTTGTCTCTCGCTCCGCTGCTCTGATTAACCAGGTTAGTGTCCTTGCAACTTGGTTTCTCATACTGAAAACCTACATCATAATAATGCAGCTTTGTTTTAAGAGTGTACTTAACCGCCACTAGAATTTTTCTGCACTAAGAGTATCTTTGTATGTGCGCATGCTGAATCATACTCCTGACAAGTACCATGCAGTATTGGATAATATATACTTAACAGTTCACACCAGCATGCTTAAGTTTGCACACCTTTGGTAATTTACGCACCCCACCTAACAACAGGGCATATATCATAAGTTGTATGCTCCACTTTTTTCCATTTGCCCTTGTTTGGTCTGTGATTTGTTTCACTTGACTACTACATGGAAAATATATGCATGTACTGTTGGATCGGATGCTATACTTTATACAGTTTATGTTGT contains the following coding sequences:
- the LOC124684580 gene encoding 60S ribosomal protein L9, whose product is MKTILASETMEIPEEVTVKVSAKMVSVTGPRGTLTRNFKHLNLDFQLQEGGRKLKVDAWFGTRRTMAAIRTAISHVQNLITGVTKGFRYKMRFVYAHFPINASINSGNKGIEIRNFLGEKKVRKVDMLDGVTILRSEKVKDEIVLDGNDIELVSRSAALINQKCHVKKKDIRKFLDGIYVSDKGAIKEE